One stretch of Cygnus olor isolate bCygOlo1 chromosome 1, bCygOlo1.pri.v2, whole genome shotgun sequence DNA includes these proteins:
- the LOC121079872 gene encoding SH3 domain-binding glutamic acid-rich protein-like isoform X3, translated as MIKKKQQEVVGFLEANKIDFQQMDIAGDEDNRKWMRENVPGEKKPQNGIPLPPQIFNEERYCGDFESFFSAKEENIIYSFLGLAPPPGTKETEKSDTTNEAVAHTEDSANEGTHEESQSAQSPSEDQQENKEEDAATGEEEKQEEEKQEEGEEKEEVEEQEES; from the exons aaaagaaacagcaagaagtAGTGGGATTTTTAGAGGCCAATAAGATTGACTTTCAGCAAATGGACATAGCAGGTGATGAGGACAACAGGAAATGGATGAGAGAGAATGTCCCAGGTgaaaaaaagcctcaaaatgGAATTCCTCTCCCTCCACAGATCTTCAATGAGGAGCGGTATTGTGGG GACTTTGAatcctttttctctgctaaagaagaaaatattatttattcattcctGGGTCTTGCTCCTCCTCCAGGCACAAAG GAAACTGAAAAGTCTGATACCACTAATGAAGCTGTGGCACACACGGAAGACAGTGCAAATGAAGGGACTCATGAAGAGTCTCAGTCTGCTCAGTCACCATCAGAAGATCAACag gaaaacaaggaagaagatGCAGCAACAGGG gaggaagaaaagcaagaagaagaaaagcaagaagaaggagaagaaaaggaagaggtggaGGAGCAAGAAGAGTCTTAG
- the LOC121079872 gene encoding SH3 domain-binding glutamic acid-rich protein-like isoform X2, with protein MVIKVFVATSSGSTAIKKKQQEVVGFLEANKIDFQQMDIAGDEDNRKWMRENVPGEKKPQNGIPLPPQIFNEERYCGDFESFFSAKEENIIYSFLGLAPPPGTKETEKSDTTNEAVAHTEDSANEGTHEESQSAQSPSEDQQENKEEDAATGEEEKQEEEKQEEGEEKEEVEEQEES; from the exons aaaagaaacagcaagaagtAGTGGGATTTTTAGAGGCCAATAAGATTGACTTTCAGCAAATGGACATAGCAGGTGATGAGGACAACAGGAAATGGATGAGAGAGAATGTCCCAGGTgaaaaaaagcctcaaaatgGAATTCCTCTCCCTCCACAGATCTTCAATGAGGAGCGGTATTGTGGG GACTTTGAatcctttttctctgctaaagaagaaaatattatttattcattcctGGGTCTTGCTCCTCCTCCAGGCACAAAG GAAACTGAAAAGTCTGATACCACTAATGAAGCTGTGGCACACACGGAAGACAGTGCAAATGAAGGGACTCATGAAGAGTCTCAGTCTGCTCAGTCACCATCAGAAGATCAACag gaaaacaaggaagaagatGCAGCAACAGGG gaggaagaaaagcaagaagaagaaaagcaagaagaaggagaagaaaaggaagaggtggaGGAGCAAGAAGAGTCTTAG